The Blautia luti nucleotide sequence AATAAAGCCAGAAACAAAAGCAGCATATGCTGATGAAGCTGAAAATCAAGGGAGGACTCCAGATGGGTGAAAGTATGAAATTTACGGAATTGGACCAGTATTTATTTGGCCAGGGGACCAATTATGAAGTATATAAGAAACTGGGAGCTCATCCGGTTACATATCGCCGTAGAAAGGGTGTATATTTTGCAGTATGGGCACCGAATGCCCGGTCTGTATCTGTGATCGGAGAGTTTAATAACTGGGATGAAGAAGCAGATCCGATGAAGAAGGTCGGACCGATCGGTGTTTATGAAGTATTTGTGCCGGGAGCGAAGATCGGCCAGCTTTATAAATTTTTTATTGTGGGAGCCCACGGTGAACATCTGTATAAAGCAGACCCATATGCCAATGCAGCAGAGAAACGTCCTGGCACAGCATCCAGAATTACAGATATCACGGATTATAAATGGAAAGATTCCACCTGGATCAAGAACAGAGAGAAATACGATGAGAAGAAAGAAGCCATGGCGATCTATGAGGTACATCCGGGTTCCTGGAAGAAACACTCATGGTCGGAAGATAACGAAGAAGGATTCTACAATTACCGGGAACTTGCCCATTCCCTTACTGACTATGTGAAAGAAATGGGATACACCCATGTAGAACTTATGGGGATCGCAGAGCATCCTTTCGACGGCTCCTGGGGATATCAGGTAACTGGATATTATGCACCAACTTCACGCTATGGAACACCGCAGGATTTCAAATATATGATCGATTATTTCCATCAGCATAAGATTGGTGTTATCCTGGACTGGGTACCGGCCCATTTTCCGAAGGATGCCCATGGATTGGTGAACTTTGACGGAACAGCTGTTTATGAACATGCAGACCCGAGACAGGGAGAACATCCTGACTGGGGAACGAAGATCTATAATTACGGCCGCCCGGAAGTGAAGAATTTCCTGATCGCCAATGCCCTTTACTGGGTGGAAGAGTGCCATGTAGATGGTCTTCGTGTAGATGCAGTGGCTTCCATGCTTTATCTGGATTACGGTAAGAAAGACGGAGAATGGGTAGCCAATAAATACGGTGGAAATAAGAACCTGGAAGCGATTGAGTTCTTTAAACATCTGAATACAGTAGTTCTTGGCAGAAATCACGGAACAGTTATGATCGCTGAAGAATCCACTGCATGGCCTATGGTTACAGGTGATGCAGAGAAGGATGGACTTGGATTCAGTCTGAAGTGGAACATGGGATGGATGAATGATTTCCTGGAATACATGAAGCTTGACCCGTATTTCCGTAAGTTCAACCATAATAAGATGACTTTCTCCATGACCTATGCTTACAGTGAGAGATATGTGCTGGTTCTTTCCCATGATGAAGTGGTGCATCTGAAATGTTCCATGCTGGAGAAGATGCCGGGCGAGATGCCGGATAAATATAAGAATCTGAAGGCAGCATATTCCTTCATGACCTGCCATCCGGGCAAAAAGCTCCTGTTCATGGGACAGGAATTCGGACAGCTTCGTGAATGGAGCGAGGAGAGAGAACTTGACTGGTTCCTTCTGCAGGAACAGCCCCACCAGGATCTCCGGAATTATGTGAAAGATCTTCTTACTATTTATAAGAAATATCCTGCATTATATGCCACAGACAATGATCCTGAGAGC carries:
- the glgB gene encoding 1,4-alpha-glucan branching protein GlgB, with product MGESMKFTELDQYLFGQGTNYEVYKKLGAHPVTYRRRKGVYFAVWAPNARSVSVIGEFNNWDEEADPMKKVGPIGVYEVFVPGAKIGQLYKFFIVGAHGEHLYKADPYANAAEKRPGTASRITDITDYKWKDSTWIKNREKYDEKKEAMAIYEVHPGSWKKHSWSEDNEEGFYNYRELAHSLTDYVKEMGYTHVELMGIAEHPFDGSWGYQVTGYYAPTSRYGTPQDFKYMIDYFHQHKIGVILDWVPAHFPKDAHGLVNFDGTAVYEHADPRQGEHPDWGTKIYNYGRPEVKNFLIANALYWVEECHVDGLRVDAVASMLYLDYGKKDGEWVANKYGGNKNLEAIEFFKHLNTVVLGRNHGTVMIAEESTAWPMVTGDAEKDGLGFSLKWNMGWMNDFLEYMKLDPYFRKFNHNKMTFSMTYAYSERYVLVLSHDEVVHLKCSMLEKMPGEMPDKYKNLKAAYSFMTCHPGKKLLFMGQEFGQLREWSEERELDWFLLQEQPHQDLRNYVKDLLTIYKKYPALYATDNDPESFEWINANDGDRSIFSFIRKSPTKRNNILYVVNFTPVDRPDYRVGVPKQKQYKLIMDEHGLIQPKTFKAAKQECDNRPYSFAYPIPAYGVAVFVY